A genomic window from Halomonas sp. LR3S48 includes:
- the adhP gene encoding alcohol dehydrogenase AdhP, translating into MDKTMKAAVVRKFGEPLAIEEVEVPRPGPGEVLVKIAASGVCHTDLHAAHGDWPVKPSPPFIPGHEGVGHVAAVGAGVKHVKEGDRIGVPWLHSACGHCEHCLGGWETLCESQQNTGYSVNGGFADYTLAVADYAGHLPDNVGFVEIAPVLCAGVTVYKGLKVTDTRPGQWVVISGVGGLGHMAVQYAKAMGLNVAAVDIDDAKLALAERLGASVTVNAAKTDPVAYLKKAIGGAHGVLVTAVSPKAFEQAQGMVRRGGTISLNGLPPGNFPLPIFETVLNGITVRGSIVGTRQDLQESLDFAGEGKVKATVSTDRLENINDVFQRMIDGRIEGRVVLDLAS; encoded by the coding sequence ATGGACAAGACGATGAAAGCCGCCGTGGTTCGCAAGTTCGGCGAGCCGTTGGCCATCGAGGAGGTCGAGGTACCGCGCCCCGGTCCCGGCGAGGTGCTGGTCAAGATAGCTGCCTCGGGGGTATGTCACACCGACCTGCATGCGGCCCACGGCGACTGGCCGGTCAAGCCCAGTCCGCCTTTCATACCCGGCCATGAGGGCGTGGGCCACGTGGCTGCCGTCGGGGCCGGCGTCAAGCACGTCAAGGAGGGCGATCGCATCGGCGTGCCCTGGCTGCATTCCGCCTGTGGCCACTGCGAGCACTGCCTGGGCGGCTGGGAGACCCTGTGCGAGTCGCAGCAGAACACCGGCTATTCGGTCAATGGTGGCTTCGCCGACTACACCCTGGCGGTGGCCGACTATGCCGGTCATCTGCCGGACAACGTTGGCTTCGTCGAAATCGCCCCGGTGCTGTGCGCTGGCGTCACCGTCTACAAGGGGCTCAAGGTGACCGACACCCGTCCAGGCCAGTGGGTGGTGATTTCCGGCGTCGGCGGACTGGGCCACATGGCAGTGCAGTACGCCAAGGCCATGGGCCTCAACGTCGCCGCCGTGGACATCGACGACGCCAAGCTGGCGCTGGCTGAGCGGCTGGGCGCCAGCGTCACCGTCAACGCGGCCAAGACCGACCCGGTGGCTTACCTCAAGAAAGCGATCGGCGGCGCCCATGGTGTACTGGTTACCGCGGTGTCGCCCAAGGCCTTCGAGCAGGCCCAGGGCATGGTGCGCCGTGGTGGCACCATTTCGCTCAACGGCCTGCCGCCCGGTAACTTCCCGCTGCCGATCTTCGAGACCGTGCTCAACGGCATCACCGTGCGCGGCTCCATCGTCGGCACCCGCCAGGACTTGCAGGAGTCGCTGGACTTCGCTGGCGAGGGCAAGGTCAAGGCCACGGTGAGCACCGATCGCCTGGAGAACATCAACGACGTCTTCCAGCGCATGATCGACGGCAGGATCGAAGGCCGGGTGGTGCTCGATCTGGCCAGTTAG
- a CDS encoding aldehyde dehydrogenase family protein codes for MIYANPGQSGSVITFESRYGNYIGGEFVPPVKGQYFDNVSPVNGEVFCQIPRSTAEDIDKALDAAHAAAPAWGRTSATERSNILLKIADRIEQNLELLAVAETWDNGKAVRETLNADIPLAVDHFRYFAGCIRAQEGTAADIDANTVSYHFHEPLGVVGQIIPWNFPLLMAVWKLAPALAAGNCVVLKPAEQTPASVLELMKLVGDLLPPGVVNVVNGYGAEAGQALATSKRIAKIAFTGSTPVGSHILKCAAENIIPSTVELGGKSPNIYFADIMDAEPAFIEKAAEGLVLAFFNQGEVCTCPSRALIQESIYDAFMAKVMEKVGQIKRGNPLDTDVQVGAQASQEQFDKIMSYMDIAREEGAEFLSGGDKESFDPAYDKGYYIQPTLLKGNNKMRVFQEEIFGPVVAVTTFKDEEEALAIANDTEFGLGAGVWSRDINVAFRMGRGIQAGRVWTNCYHQYPAHAAFGGYKKSGVGRETHKVALEHYQQTKNLLVSYDINPLGFF; via the coding sequence ATGATCTACGCCAACCCCGGTCAGTCCGGTTCCGTCATCACCTTCGAATCACGCTACGGCAACTACATCGGTGGCGAATTCGTGCCTCCGGTGAAGGGTCAGTACTTCGACAACGTCAGTCCGGTCAACGGCGAAGTGTTCTGCCAGATCCCGCGCTCCACCGCCGAGGACATCGACAAGGCGCTGGACGCCGCCCATGCCGCCGCCCCCGCCTGGGGCAGGACCTCCGCCACCGAGCGCAGCAACATCCTGCTCAAGATCGCTGACCGCATCGAGCAGAACCTGGAACTGCTCGCCGTGGCCGAGACCTGGGACAATGGCAAGGCGGTGCGTGAAACCCTCAACGCCGACATCCCGCTGGCCGTCGACCACTTCCGCTACTTCGCCGGCTGCATCCGCGCCCAGGAGGGCACCGCGGCCGACATCGACGCCAACACCGTCTCCTATCACTTCCACGAGCCGCTGGGCGTGGTGGGCCAGATCATCCCGTGGAACTTCCCGCTGCTGATGGCGGTGTGGAAACTGGCCCCGGCGCTGGCTGCCGGCAACTGCGTGGTGCTCAAGCCCGCCGAGCAGACCCCGGCCTCGGTCCTCGAGCTGATGAAGCTGGTCGGCGACCTGCTGCCGCCGGGCGTGGTCAACGTGGTCAACGGCTACGGTGCCGAGGCGGGCCAGGCGCTGGCCACCAGCAAGCGCATCGCCAAGATCGCCTTCACCGGCTCGACTCCGGTGGGTTCGCACATCCTCAAGTGCGCCGCCGAGAACATCATTCCCTCCACCGTGGAGCTGGGCGGCAAGTCCCCCAACATCTACTTCGCCGACATCATGGACGCCGAGCCGGCCTTCATCGAGAAGGCCGCCGAAGGGCTGGTGCTGGCCTTCTTCAACCAGGGCGAGGTATGTACCTGCCCGTCGCGGGCGCTGATTCAGGAGAGCATCTACGACGCCTTCATGGCCAAGGTCATGGAGAAGGTGGGACAGATCAAGCGTGGCAACCCGCTGGATACCGACGTCCAGGTGGGCGCCCAGGCCTCCCAGGAGCAGTTCGACAAGATCATGTCCTACATGGACATCGCCCGCGAGGAGGGCGCCGAGTTCCTCTCCGGCGGCGACAAGGAGAGCTTCGACCCGGCCTACGACAAGGGCTACTACATCCAGCCGACGTTGCTCAAGGGCAACAACAAGATGCGCGTGTTCCAGGAGGAGATCTTCGGCCCGGTGGTGGCGGTGACCACCTTCAAGGACGAGGAAGAGGCCCTGGCCATCGCCAACGACACCGAGTTCGGCCTCGGCGCCGGCGTGTGGAGCCGCGACATCAATGTCGCCTTCCGCATGGGCCGCGGCATTCAGGCCGGCCGCGTGTGGACCAACTGCTACCATCAGTACCCGGCGCATGCCGCCTTCGGTGGCTACAAGAAGTCCGGCGTCGGTCGCGAGACCCACAAGGTGGCGCTGGAGCACTACCAGCAGACCAAGAACCTGCTGGTGAGCTATGACATCAATCCGCTCGGCTTCTTCTGA
- a CDS encoding PQQ-dependent methanol/ethanol family dehydrogenase yields MTYRSISTRFTLGTLTLAVSLGAQAVTDEDLLNDHATAEDVVTYGMGLQGQRYSGIDLLNTENVRSLQPAWAFSFGGEKQRGQESQPIVKDGVMYVTASYSRAYAIDARTGEEIWQYDARLPDGIMPCCDVVNRGGALYDDLFIFGTLDAKLVALNKDTGKVVWVKQVADYQEGYSITAAPIIVNGKLITGVSGGEFGIVGKVEAYDPRTGDLLWTRPTVEGHMGYVYRDGEAVENGISGGEAGLTWPGDMWETGGAATWLGGTYDPDTDTLFFGTGNPAPWNSHLRPGDNLFSSSRVAIDPNDGSIKWHFQTTPNDGWDYDGVNELISFDYEQDGELVRAAATADRNGFFYVLDRTDGSFIRGFPFVDEISWAEGLDDQGRPIYTEGGRPGDPSATEEDKGEAVLARPAFLGGKNWMPMAYSQDTGLFYVPSNEWSMDIWNEPVSYKRGAAYLGAGFTIKPANEEFIGVLRAMDPLTGEEVWRHENRAPLWGGVMTTAGNLVFTGTPEGYLKAFDARTGEELYRFNTGSGVVGTPITWTMDGEQYVSVASGWGGAVPLWGGEVAKVVKNFNQGGMLWTFKLPSEHAAQ; encoded by the coding sequence ATGACATATCGCTCGATAAGCACACGCTTTACCCTTGGCACCCTGACACTGGCCGTCTCCCTTGGCGCCCAGGCGGTGACCGACGAGGATCTCCTCAACGACCACGCCACTGCCGAGGATGTGGTGACCTATGGCATGGGGCTTCAGGGCCAGCGCTATAGCGGCATCGACCTCCTGAATACGGAGAACGTCCGCTCCCTGCAGCCGGCATGGGCCTTCTCCTTCGGCGGCGAGAAGCAGCGCGGCCAGGAGTCCCAGCCGATCGTCAAGGATGGGGTGATGTACGTCACGGCCTCCTATTCGCGCGCCTACGCGATCGATGCCCGCACCGGTGAGGAGATCTGGCAGTACGATGCGCGTCTGCCCGACGGCATCATGCCCTGCTGCGACGTGGTCAATCGTGGCGGTGCGCTCTACGACGACCTGTTCATCTTCGGCACCCTGGACGCCAAGCTCGTCGCTCTGAACAAGGACACCGGCAAGGTGGTGTGGGTCAAGCAGGTGGCCGACTACCAGGAAGGCTACTCGATCACGGCGGCACCGATCATCGTCAACGGCAAGTTGATCACCGGGGTGTCGGGCGGCGAGTTCGGCATCGTCGGCAAGGTCGAGGCCTACGACCCACGTACGGGCGACCTGCTGTGGACGCGGCCGACCGTCGAGGGGCACATGGGCTACGTCTATCGCGATGGCGAAGCCGTCGAGAACGGCATCTCCGGTGGCGAGGCGGGGCTGACCTGGCCCGGCGACATGTGGGAGACCGGCGGGGCCGCCACCTGGCTGGGCGGTACCTACGACCCCGACACCGACACCCTGTTCTTCGGTACCGGCAACCCGGCGCCGTGGAATTCGCACCTGCGCCCCGGCGACAACCTGTTCTCCTCGTCGCGGGTGGCGATCGACCCCAACGATGGCAGCATCAAGTGGCACTTCCAGACCACTCCCAACGATGGCTGGGACTACGACGGGGTCAACGAACTGATTTCGTTCGACTACGAGCAGGACGGCGAACTCGTCAGGGCGGCGGCCACCGCCGACCGTAACGGCTTCTTCTACGTGCTCGACCGCACCGATGGCAGCTTCATTCGCGGCTTTCCCTTCGTCGACGAGATCTCCTGGGCCGAAGGACTCGACGACCAGGGGCGTCCCATCTACACCGAGGGCGGGCGACCGGGCGATCCGTCCGCCACCGAGGAGGACAAGGGCGAGGCAGTGCTCGCGCGCCCGGCCTTCCTTGGGGGCAAGAACTGGATGCCGATGGCCTACAGCCAGGACACCGGCCTGTTCTACGTTCCCTCCAACGAGTGGTCCATGGATATCTGGAACGAGCCGGTCTCCTACAAGCGGGGGGCGGCCTATCTCGGCGCGGGATTCACCATCAAGCCGGCCAACGAGGAGTTCATCGGCGTGCTGCGCGCGATGGATCCGCTCACCGGCGAAGAGGTCTGGCGCCACGAGAACCGCGCGCCGCTGTGGGGTGGCGTGATGACCACCGCCGGCAACCTGGTCTTCACCGGCACGCCCGAAGGCTACTTGAAGGCGTTCGACGCCCGCACCGGCGAGGAGCTGTATCGCTTCAATACCGGTTCGGGCGTGGTCGGCACACCGATCACCTGGACCATGGACGGCGAGCAGTACGTCTCCGTCGCCTCGGGCTGGGGTGGGGCGGTGCCGCTGTGGGGCGGCGAGGTCGCCAAGGTGGTCAAGAACTTCAACCAGGGCGGCATGCTGTGGACCTTCAAGCTGCCGAGCGAGCATGCAGCGCAGTAG
- a CDS encoding quinoprotein relay system zinc metallohydrolase 1: MIRKLIAYFTAVLLSCLSISPVQAEPDYALEAVEIEQGVWVVEGSTANFSRENGGNIVNTAFIETGEGVVVIDTGPSRRYGEALRRLIEKTTREPITHVLLTHHHPDHVFGNQAFDFDSLYMLEASQELLRRDGEAFADNMYRLVGDWMRGTEIVIPEKLLQPGEWKVGERRLELLELSGHTGADLAIFDETSGVLFAADLVFHDRALSTPQSPGLEVWLADLERLEALPYRWLVPGHGASGMGDAALQQTRDYLLWLDGALTRAASQGLSMTEAAAMEIPPRFDTLEGRRYELTRTVTHLYPAYEKAVLALLE, from the coding sequence ATGATCCGGAAGCTCATTGCGTACTTTACTGCCGTCCTGCTCAGCTGCTTGTCGATCTCGCCGGTCCAGGCCGAGCCGGATTATGCGCTGGAAGCCGTCGAGATAGAGCAAGGCGTGTGGGTGGTGGAGGGCAGCACGGCGAATTTCTCCCGCGAAAACGGCGGTAATATCGTCAATACCGCCTTTATCGAGACGGGCGAGGGGGTGGTGGTCATCGACACGGGACCGTCGAGGCGATATGGCGAAGCGCTCAGACGACTGATCGAGAAAACCACGCGCGAGCCCATCACGCATGTGTTGCTGACGCATCATCATCCCGACCACGTCTTCGGCAACCAGGCGTTCGATTTCGATTCTCTTTATATGCTCGAGGCATCGCAGGAACTGTTGAGACGAGATGGCGAGGCATTCGCCGATAACATGTACCGCCTCGTCGGCGACTGGATGCGCGGCACCGAGATCGTCATACCCGAAAAGTTGCTGCAACCCGGCGAATGGAAGGTCGGCGAGCGCCGCCTGGAATTGCTGGAGCTTTCCGGTCATACCGGCGCCGACCTGGCCATTTTCGACGAGACGAGCGGTGTGCTTTTTGCCGCTGACCTGGTGTTTCACGACAGAGCCCTGAGCACGCCGCAGAGCCCCGGTCTCGAGGTATGGCTCGCCGATCTCGAGCGCCTGGAGGCGCTGCCGTATCGCTGGCTGGTGCCAGGTCACGGGGCGTCCGGCATGGGCGATGCTGCCCTTCAGCAGACGCGCGACTATCTCCTTTGGCTGGATGGCGCACTGACCCGAGCGGCGTCGCAAGGGCTAAGCATGACGGAAGCCGCCGCCATGGAGATCCCGCCAAGGTTCGACACGCTCGAAGGACGACGCTACGAGCTGACGCGAACGGTGACGCACCTCTATCCCGCCTACGAAAAGGCCGTGCTTGCGCTGCTTGAGTGA